The Amycolatopsis sp. 195334CR genome window below encodes:
- a CDS encoding acetyl-CoA carboxylase biotin carboxylase subunit family protein, which yields MTVLVLHHRSSLAACPYPQWLAGYDGDVVLIASREHLGWVGEDLPTGDDHGYRHMEAIDDYEVGGVLEERVLELARKYDVKHIFTFQEHDMERAAQLRELLGLPGTTLENAIPFRNKLVMKQVVEAAGIEVAPHAPVECAADLLVFAERHGFPVVVKPRDGAGSIGVKVLNDAAELDAFLDEDLDIYGPLQSNLMVEAFVPGSMAHVDGLVVDGEVVFSWPSQYLFQLASFKEERGGRHDVTMDRDDPLAQRMIDFVDRVIEALPSPPNFVFHCEVFRTPDDRLVLCEIAGRTGGAQTRAVIQTLFGVELNECWLRADVGLPLPVSAAEGRLQPAKMTGQLVLGKRPGKVLAVRGEPPFDWVERQKVFVEVGEVMPVPRYSADFMAAYLVSGPDRATVQNRLNELETWFFDGLVLGDE from the coding sequence TCGCCTCGCGCGAGCACCTCGGCTGGGTGGGGGAGGACCTGCCGACCGGGGACGACCACGGTTACCGGCACATGGAGGCCATCGACGACTACGAGGTCGGCGGGGTGCTGGAGGAGCGCGTGCTGGAGCTGGCGCGCAAGTACGACGTCAAGCACATCTTCACCTTCCAGGAACACGACATGGAGCGCGCGGCGCAGCTGCGTGAGCTGCTCGGGTTGCCCGGCACGACGCTGGAGAACGCGATCCCGTTCCGCAACAAGCTGGTGATGAAGCAGGTCGTCGAGGCGGCGGGCATCGAGGTCGCGCCGCACGCGCCCGTCGAGTGCGCGGCGGACCTGCTGGTGTTCGCCGAGCGGCACGGGTTCCCGGTCGTCGTCAAGCCGCGTGATGGCGCGGGTTCGATCGGCGTGAAGGTGCTGAACGACGCCGCCGAGCTGGACGCCTTCCTCGACGAGGACCTCGACATCTACGGTCCGCTGCAGTCGAACCTGATGGTGGAGGCGTTCGTCCCCGGCTCGATGGCGCACGTCGACGGGCTGGTGGTCGACGGCGAGGTGGTCTTCTCCTGGCCGTCGCAGTACCTGTTCCAGCTGGCCTCGTTCAAGGAGGAGCGCGGCGGCAGGCACGACGTCACGATGGACCGGGACGACCCGCTCGCCCAGCGCATGATCGACTTCGTGGACCGGGTGATCGAGGCGCTGCCCTCGCCGCCGAACTTCGTGTTCCACTGCGAGGTCTTCCGCACGCCGGACGACCGGCTGGTGCTGTGCGAGATCGCCGGGCGCACCGGTGGCGCGCAGACCCGCGCGGTGATCCAGACGCTGTTCGGCGTCGAGCTGAACGAGTGCTGGCTGCGCGCCGACGTCGGCCTGCCGCTGCCGGTTTCCGCGGCCGAGGGGCGGTTGCAGCCGGCCAAGATGACCGGGCAACTGGTGCTCGGCAAGCGGCCGGGCAAGGTGCTCGCGGTGCGCGGCGAGCCGCCGTTCGACTGGGTCGAGCGGCAGAAGGTCTTCGTCGAGGTCGGCGAGGTCATGCCGGTGCCGCGGTACTCGGCCGACTTCATGGCCGCGTACCTGGTCTCCGGGCCGGACCGCGCGACCGTGCAGAACCGGCTGAACGAGCTGGAGACGTGGTTCTTCGACGGTCTGGTGCTCGGTGATGAGTGA